Genomic segment of Zingiber officinale cultivar Zhangliang chromosome 11B, Zo_v1.1, whole genome shotgun sequence:
CTACCGCCCCGACGACCCCCTCCTCCTTCCCTCTTCCccctccgcctcctcctcctcctccaagcTTACAGCCTTTCTCACCTCCTCCACCAACGCCACCTTTCGTCCCGACGACGCCCCTCTCCGAACAGGAGAGGACTTCCTCAACTCCTCCGCCACTTCCTCCTCTACCTCATCTTCCTACGATGACGCCGTCATCATCCACCTGTCCGATCTCCCTGACTCCAACGCTTCCTCCTCCGACGCCGACTGCGACGATTCCGGCCCTATCAACTGCGCCAACCCAGAGGTCTTCCACCTCATGATGCGCGCCACCATCGAGTCCTTCCGCGACGTCCATTTCTACCGCTTTGGCAAACCTGTCAACGGTGGCGATGCTGACGGTTCCTGCGACATGGCCTGGCGGTTCCGCCCCAAGGACGCTAAGCGCGTGGGCTTCTATAAGGACTACCGCCGCTTTCTGGTCGTCCGCTCCCCCAGCTGCACCTACTCCGTGGTCAAGATCGGCGAGTACCACACCGGCACCAACGCCCGGAAGAAGAAGAGGCTGCCCAAGGGAGGCTCCGATGGCGCAGGCGAGTTCGTGCGCAAGGGCAAAGGGGGCAAAGCTTCCTCCGGTTTGGACCCCCTCGTTGTCCCAGTGGTAGGCGACGCCGTCAACGACGCTCTCCCAGTCATCGAATCCGAGAGCAAGTTCAGCAGCGGCAAGTACCTAATCTACTCCGGCGGCGGCGATCGGTGCAAGAACATGAATCATTACTTGTGGAGCTTCCTCTGTGCCCTCGGCGAAGCCCAGTACTTGAACCGGACCCTGGTGATGGACCTTACCATATGCCTCTCCTCCAAGTACTCCTCCACGAATCAGGACGAGGAGGGTAAGGACTTCAGGTTCTACTTCGACTTCGAGCACTTGAGGGACTCCGCCTCCGTCCTCGACCAGCGCCAGTTCTGGAACGACTGGGGCATGTGGCagaagaaggacaagctcacgcTCCACCTCGTGGAGGACTTCCGAATCACACCGATGAAGCTGGAGAAGCTGAAGGACCACCTAATCATGCGCAAGTTTGGGGCCGTCGAGCCGGACAACTACTGGTACAGGGTATGCGAGGGGGAGACAGAGGCGGTGATCCAGCGACCATGGCACCTGATCTGGAAATCCCGCCGTCTAATGGACATCGTCTCCGGCATCGCTTCCAAGCTGAAATGGGATTTTGATGCCGTCCACGTAGTCAGAGGGGAGAAGGCGCGGAACACGCAGCTGTGGCCGAATTTGGCAACGGACACCTCGCCGGAGTCCCTTCTGTCGACTCTGGAGCAACAGATTGTGGAGGGCCGGCAGCTGTACATCGCCACCGATGAGCCTGACGGTTCTTTCTTTGACCCGCTGAAGGAGAAGTACAACACTCACTTTCTTGAGGATTTCAAGGAGTTGTGGGGGGAAAGCAGCGAGTGGTACGAGGAGACGAAGAAGTTGAACAATGGGATTCCGGTGGAGTTCGATGGGTACATGAGGGGGGAGGCGGACACAGAAGTGTTCCTGAGGGGGAAGAAGCAACTGGAGACCTTCAACGATCTCACCAGCGACTGCAAAGACGGCATCAACACTTGTCGCACCACTTCCTGAACCCACACTGCTCTCGAGATAAGTCTGGTCAGTGTTTATCACCTGAATCTTCATCAAATTATGCCCGTCAAGatcgaatttatttatttttatgtgaACGCCATTCCAAAGTTTTGGTGATCTCAGTAGTTCATTAGCTTTCACAACGGGTCATGAATTTTATGGCAAATTCCTGAAGAAGCCAACAGAGCGCAAGAACTCGTACCAATACGATCTTCACTACGGCGTGTTTTTCTGCTGTCAGTCAGATTTGGTCTTGCTGCTACCTAGCAAACAGGAAGGAGGATGAATTGCGATGGTTGGAACAATTGAACAGTGTGACCCACTTGCTTAATCAAGAGGATGAGTTTGTGAAGGAAAGTTTGTGAGTGGTCATGGCGTCTGTGAACCTTAATAAGTAAGCTTGTACATGGCGAACAGTTGGGTCAAGTTTGGGCATGTATGTCTAGGGTTCAACATGGCACTTTTGTTGTACCTAGGCTTCGAGAGAATAGATTGGGTGAGTGGAGTCATTCAATAATAGCGTCAACGTCGACTGTTACTCAGGGaagggaggagaggagaggagaggaagtttCTTTGGCAATTAATGGTGGTGACTCAGTGTGACAAGTCGAGTAGGCTAAAATTATGGTTTGACGCGATGAGTGAGTTCAGAGGGTCAATTCGAGCTCTCTAGATTACAACATTATCGCAATGGAAGGAAAGTCTGTTAACCCGAATCATTGGGTGTGGTGGTCTAGGGTTTTAGTTAATACGCGATGAGAGTCTAATTTTCACTATCCTCTCTATATAACTTTTGTTGGTTTAGCAACATATTGGATCCACTACGTTTATTTATGTCTCAACtgctaaatatatatttttttaatatggaTTTTaacatgtttaattttttttaatatggttTTATATAGTGACAGGTAGAGAAATTTGTCACCAACACACCTTGGAAGCGTGTGGAAAATGTGAAAGATTGAGAGACAAATAGATAAGAAAGCTTTCTTTTGTGTTAAGGAGCATTTGAAGAGTAATTTATAATTAAGGGCGTGAGGTGAGATCTCTGATACAAGGTTTGaacactattattttttattcttttattgtgTTTCCTTTTTATATTTAAGGGTTGGATTCCTTCCTATGTTGAacttgtctttctttttcttttctcttttttatgTTTGTTTGCATAACATTACTAACAATGGAGGTACATTCAACGATTGGTAGTAGTTTGATTTTCAAACACCTCACTCAAAGCTAAAGCGCATGTAATTTCAACTAATATATATTTCTATTAATTTTACTTGATTATATAATGACATCAAATTTATGTATAATTTCCTCTCAAAATTTGTTTTTTTAACATTTCACATCAATTTATAGTTTCTAATTTATTTaaggaaaaaaatgattttaccaaaatTGAATGTCTCTAAGAGTTCGATAACCTCACTCACTCTTCGAGTATAgaataatttcttttaaattctgaaattgaaatatcaattattttatgataatttctcaacttgaaatttttttttaaaacaaattttcaaaCAATATGTTCTTAAATTGTAAATTGTTTTCGATTGAGTAACTAACAATTAAAGTTTATCACTTACTATAACTTCTCTAATTTATATTTGATAGTCCTTGGGGCTATGGTGCTATGGTATGATATTTAAGTTGTCATTCAGATATTTGTAATTCGAGCCCTAGTTACAGCGTATCTGTGACTGATCACCACgtgcacttcccgatttatcttggtgaTCGTCATCCCAaagatagtcaatgagactaattagcattatcattttttttaatttatatttgataaacttttggTAAATTTGATAAAGGTAAATAATAT
This window contains:
- the LOC122034842 gene encoding uncharacterized protein LOC122034842 gives rise to the protein MQNNSASSLLLSRNGSFRVETLGQTALHIVGNLCFAAFVFFVLAFTIIAATYRPDDPLLLPSSPSASSSSSKLTAFLTSSTNATFRPDDAPLRTGEDFLNSSATSSSTSSSYDDAVIIHLSDLPDSNASSSDADCDDSGPINCANPEVFHLMMRATIESFRDVHFYRFGKPVNGGDADGSCDMAWRFRPKDAKRVGFYKDYRRFLVVRSPSCTYSVVKIGEYHTGTNARKKKRLPKGGSDGAGEFVRKGKGGKASSGLDPLVVPVVGDAVNDALPVIESESKFSSGKYLIYSGGGDRCKNMNHYLWSFLCALGEAQYLNRTLVMDLTICLSSKYSSTNQDEEGKDFRFYFDFEHLRDSASVLDQRQFWNDWGMWQKKDKLTLHLVEDFRITPMKLEKLKDHLIMRKFGAVEPDNYWYRVCEGETEAVIQRPWHLIWKSRRLMDIVSGIASKLKWDFDAVHVVRGEKARNTQLWPNLATDTSPESLLSTLEQQIVEGRQLYIATDEPDGSFFDPLKEKYNTHFLEDFKELWGESSEWYEETKKLNNGIPVEFDGYMRGEADTEVFLRGKKQLETFNDLTSDCKDGINTCRTTS